CCTGACCTGGAGTCCCGGGGCATCGAGCGTCTGGAACGAAAGGCGGAAGCTGTTTCCCGTTGGGCTGAAACCCTGGGCCTCGAACTCCATGTGTTCGTATTCTCAGCGTCGGAATTCCGGGAGGGGCGCCAGCGGGTCGAGGTCAATGGCGAGAACTGTGGGAGCGCCCAGCATTACCTGCTGCTCGACGAGTTCTACCGTACGGGCATTTACCTTGCCGGATGTTATCCCTTGTGGTGGTTGGTGCCGTCGGACCAGGAGGCGGATTACGACCTGCTTGCCGACCAGTTGCGGGATTTTCGCTTTATTCGCGCCGACCAGTACATCGATCTGGGGTCCGTACCGGCGATCCCGCCTGCTGAATTCCTCGGCGCGGGTGTCTGGCAACTCTATAAGGGCATTGATGCGCCCTGGAAGTCGCTACTCAAGCTCCTGCTGATCGAGTGCTACGCGCGTACCCGGGAAGAAGGGCCTCTATCGCTGGAGTTCAAGGCGCGGGTCTATCGGGGCATGACGGCTCCGGATCGGCTCGATCCCTACGTCATGCTCTACCAGCGCCTGGAAAAATGGCTGCAGTCGCTGGATGCAACGGAGCGGCTGGACCTGGTGCGCCAGAGTCTGTACCTCAAGACGGGCATCCCCTTGACCCGGCTGGAGCGGGTGAGCCGGAGCTGGCAGTCGGCCCTGCTGACGGAGCTGGTGGAAGGTTGGGGTTGGGATCGCAGGCGTATCGGCGTGTTGGACGACCGGCAACGCTGGCGTGCTGGAGACGTGCAGGCGTTGCGCCGCATTATCGTCTCCGAGCTGACCCATAGCTATCGCTTCCTGTCGCGATTGGCGCGCACCCATGCGGTGAAGGCCGCTATCCGCCCCGAGGATATGAGTCTGCTCGGGCGCAAGCTGTACGCGGCATTCCAGCGCAAGGCGGGCAAGGTTGAGCTGATCAACCCGAACATTGCCCCTACGCTGGCGGAAGAGAACCTATCGTTCCACCACCAGAGCAGTCATCCTTCCGGCAATGTGCCGGGGCAGGGTTGGCTGCTTTACCGGGACCTGGAAACGCCCTCCGATGCATTCTGGCAGCCGGTTATCCGTCGTTCGAGTAGCCTGGTGGAGATGCTGGTTTGGTGTCACTGCAACGGCCTGCTAACCCGGGCGACGCGCCTTAACCTGCGTGCCGGGGATAGTGCTCTGAGCCTGGGCGGTCTACGCGGCATGATCGAAGACCTGCAGTCGCATCTGCCGGTGCCCGAGGCCCCGGCCACCCGGGAAATACTGCTCGAGGAAAGCCGCCCCCTACGGGTGTTGTTGTTCGTCAATGTGGCGGTGGATCCCCAAGCGCCGTTGACGGAAAAAGGCCTGCACAAACTGAGTGGGCGCCACGATTCCCTGGGCTTCAGTGGGGGGCGCGAGAACCTGGTGTTGACCCTGGATCAGGTCATCCTCAACAGCTGGCATGAGGTCAGTGTCCATCGCTACGAAGTCGGTGACACGCTGATCCAGTGCCTGAAGAACCTGTTGGCAGCGAGAGTCGCCGCGCCGGATCGGCCACCGGTGCTCACGGTGCACTGCCATGATGCCGGTCACGCCGGCTCCATCGAGCGTCGGCTGCAGATCCTGTTCCAGGACGTCCAGCGTGTCTTCTTTGTGGGCGACCGGGGCCCGCATCCGTTACGCTACATTATCCAGATGGAGCGCCGGTATTTCGTGCTCCAGTTCCATGATGGCCAGCCCGGTTTCGTCGCCCTGGAATCCTGGTCCGCACTGCTCGATCATTTGCAGAAGCCCCAGCCCGGTTATGTACCGATTGTCCTCGACCGTCATGCCCTGGGAGAGGACCCGGCGCTCAATGCGGTCTGCCAGGCGAGCCAGCCGGACAATATCCAGGTGTTCTTCCATATCCGCGACGACCGGGCGCGGGTCTGGGTCGTCGACGAGCATGGCTCGCTGAGTCACTGGGAGCAGCCTTTCTTCTCCCGCCGCCATCTGCTGGCGCCGGTGTTGCGCTTCCTGGCGAACGTCTCCGAGCGTCGACAGTTACGGCGCACCCTGGCCGAGGCGGGTGGCGAGCTGGAGATTACCTGTGCCGAGGTCGTGCGTCGGGGCGCCGACTGGGTCGCTGAACGTCGGCTGGTCACCAACGACGAACTGCCGATCGACGGTTTCGAGCTGCAGGCCGTCGGTGTCCAGGAGGGCGATCAGCCCGTCCGGTTTGACATCTTCTGCGAGGAGCAGGAGTTCACGGCGCTGGAATACGGCGACCAGCTGATTCCGGCGGTGGTGCACTACGTCAACTCCCGCCGGCGCGAGGGTGGCGGCTATCCGCTCTACCTGACCGACCTGCACCTGCCCCATGACCTCGACCCGCAGGTCTATCAGCACGATCTGCAGACCAGCCAGTACCTGCATTACCGCATCCGTCTGGAAGCGGAACTGAATCAGGCGCTGGGGGTTAGCGCGCCGTTCGGTTAATTCGCTGACCGACCGGGCCCCGAGAAACCCGTTTCCGTCTCGCACGGGTCCGGCATGGCCGGTATACTGGCGCGATCAATTTCACCGGAGCGAGTCCGATATGACAGGTCGTTTGATCGCCACCGTCAGCCTGATCCTCATGCTGGCCGGCTGTGGCCAGAAGGGACCGCTATACCATCCGGCCCCTGAGCCCCCAGCGACAGTTGAGAGTAGTACCGCGCAGGGCAACGACCAGAGCGAGGAGGGCGGTGACGAACAGTCCCGCTGATCGGATTCGCCGCGCTGTAAGGGCGCACTGATACAGGATTGCCGATGGATTATTTCAATTACCGAGACGGCACGCTGTTTGCGGAGGATTTGCCTGTCACCCGGATCGCCGAGCAGTTTG
The window above is part of the Marinobacter nanhaiticus D15-8W genome. Proteins encoded here:
- a CDS encoding class I adenylate cyclase; the encoded protein is MTAVTAINLDFADGIDRKTLKRLTDRFLKVNAVRVERARAALATRQQVVLDLLPLIFHLNHPSLPGYLHHDCPYGIAHYQPDGETLAAAQRQARSFRMRSAGRRPPDIQSLFVMGSPGTLGHSVASDLDVWLCHQPDLESRGIERLERKAEAVSRWAETLGLELHVFVFSASEFREGRQRVEVNGENCGSAQHYLLLDEFYRTGIYLAGCYPLWWLVPSDQEADYDLLADQLRDFRFIRADQYIDLGSVPAIPPAEFLGAGVWQLYKGIDAPWKSLLKLLLIECYARTREEGPLSLEFKARVYRGMTAPDRLDPYVMLYQRLEKWLQSLDATERLDLVRQSLYLKTGIPLTRLERVSRSWQSALLTELVEGWGWDRRRIGVLDDRQRWRAGDVQALRRIIVSELTHSYRFLSRLARTHAVKAAIRPEDMSLLGRKLYAAFQRKAGKVELINPNIAPTLAEENLSFHHQSSHPSGNVPGQGWLLYRDLETPSDAFWQPVIRRSSSLVEMLVWCHCNGLLTRATRLNLRAGDSALSLGGLRGMIEDLQSHLPVPEAPATREILLEESRPLRVLLFVNVAVDPQAPLTEKGLHKLSGRHDSLGFSGGRENLVLTLDQVILNSWHEVSVHRYEVGDTLIQCLKNLLAARVAAPDRPPVLTVHCHDAGHAGSIERRLQILFQDVQRVFFVGDRGPHPLRYIIQMERRYFVLQFHDGQPGFVALESWSALLDHLQKPQPGYVPIVLDRHALGEDPALNAVCQASQPDNIQVFFHIRDDRARVWVVDEHGSLSHWEQPFFSRRHLLAPVLRFLANVSERRQLRRTLAEAGGELEITCAEVVRRGADWVAERRLVTNDELPIDGFELQAVGVQEGDQPVRFDIFCEEQEFTALEYGDQLIPAVVHYVNSRRREGGGYPLYLTDLHLPHDLDPQVYQHDLQTSQYLHYRIRLEAELNQALGVSAPFG
- the lptM gene encoding LPS translocon maturation chaperone LptM gives rise to the protein MTGRLIATVSLILMLAGCGQKGPLYHPAPEPPATVESSTAQGNDQSEEGGDEQSR